Genomic window (Paraglaciecola psychrophila 170):
GCCACAAAAGTGGCCTTTTTTGAGCATTGTTCTAGAGCTATCGCTGAGGCTAGCAGCGACATCGTATTAACTGCTGCAGCGTCATCAGTGAAAACTGGTTCCAGATTACAGATTCATTAAAATCAACTTTAAAACTTGACTTAACATTAATACGATCAATAATAAGAATCATTCTTATTAATATTAAAGTGGATTAAACATGAACAAATCTTCAATCTCCCTAGCTTTGCTTCTAGCATTGTCTCTTACTGCTTGCGTAGACGATGGGGATGACGGTACTCAGGGTGTCGATGGCACTGACGGCGTATCAGGAACAAATGGTATTGACGGTGTAAGCAACTTTGTTACTCGAACTGATGTGATCACATCAAATGCAAACATAGCCTATGCCGCTTATGCCGATTCATTAATCTCAGTCCAAACTATGCGCGATACACTTGCCACTTTTATTGCACAGCCTACAGAAGCTAACTTCAGCAGCGCTAAAAAATCTTGGTTAGCATCTCGCGAACCTTATGGTCAAACCGAAGTGTATCGCTTTAGAGCCGGTCCAATTGATGCAGTATTAGCCGATGGCACAATGGGTGAGGATGGCGATGGTCCTGAAGGCCGAATAAATGCATGGCCCTTAGGTGAAGCAATTATCGACTATGTCGCGGTTGAAGTTGACGGTGACTCTGGCCCAGAAAACGCGGCTAATGCATTAAGCGGCAACGTTATTGCTAATACTGCTGACTATCCAATTATAGATGCCCAAACCATTCAAAGTGTGTCTGAATTTGGTGAGGATGAAAGGAACGTGACGATAGGTTATCACGCAATTGAGTTTTTACTTTGGGGGCAGGACTTAAACGAAGATTCGTCTGGTTCAGGAGATAGAGATTCAAGTGGCGGTCAGCGACCAGTAACTGATTTTTCTATCGCTTTAGGTGAATGTACCTCCGGTGACGTTGCAGTAACAGATGATATCTGTGCCAGGCGAGGCGATTATTTGTTAGCCGTAACCGACGTATTAATTGCCGATCTAGCCATTATTGCTTCAGCATGGGAACCCAGTGCAGGTGTCCATTACAATGCATTTATTGCAGGTGGTGATCAATCATTAGCAAAAATCTTAGAAGGAATGGGCCGTTTAAGTTATGGCGAGCTAGCCGGTGAACGTATCAATATTTCTTTAAAAACGGATTCACAAGAAGATGAACACTCTTGTTTTAGTGATAACACCCACAGAGATATCTTCTTAAATGCTAAAGGTGTTCAAAATTCTTTCAACGCCAGTTATACACGCATCGACGGTGAGCAAATTGAAGGCGCAT
Coding sequences:
- a CDS encoding imelysin family protein, encoding MNKSSISLALLLALSLTACVDDGDDGTQGVDGTDGVSGTNGIDGVSNFVTRTDVITSNANIAYAAYADSLISVQTMRDTLATFIAQPTEANFSSAKKSWLASREPYGQTEVYRFRAGPIDAVLADGTMGEDGDGPEGRINAWPLGEAIIDYVAVEVDGDSGPENAANALSGNVIANTADYPIIDAQTIQSVSEFGEDERNVTIGYHAIEFLLWGQDLNEDSSGSGDRDSSGGQRPVTDFSIALGECTSGDVAVTDDICARRGDYLLAVTDVLIADLAIIASAWEPSAGVHYNAFIAGGDQSLAKILEGMGRLSYGELAGERINISLKTDSQEDEHSCFSDNTHRDIFLNAKGVQNSFNASYTRIDGEQIEGASIYDLMVVEGEHELANNLRASLEATMAAAAVIDTKAKTGTPFDVLIQQGINQPNVVAVIDTLVNQTNYIEQAIVALGVTTNDLRQDTEEPIGG